The genomic DNA CTTCGTCGACATTCTCCCCGACACCTTTAATATCGATCACACCGCAATCGAAGCGGCGATCACGCCTGCAACGCGTGCGATCATTCCGGTCCATCTGTTTGGCCAATGTGCGGCGATCGATAAGATCTGCCAGATCGGCGAAAAGCATGGCATCGCGATCATCGAAGACGCAGCTCAAGCGATCGCATCGGCTTACCACAGCCGCCCCGCTGGCAGCTGGGGACGGATCGGTTGCTTCAGCTTCTACCCAACCAAGAACCTTGGCGGGATGGGCGATGGCGGCATGATGACCACCAACGACCCGCAAGTCGCTGATCGTCTGCGATTGTTGTCCGCGCATGGTATGCGACCTCGCTACCACCATCGTGCCCTGGGCATCAACAGCCGCCTGGACACTTTCCAAGCCGCTGTGTTGCGAATCAAGCTGAAGCATTTGCCAGAAGCGACGGCCAGTCGTCAAAAGAACGCCACGCGTTACCGCGACATGTTGCAAGCCGCTGACCTGCACAAACAGTTCACGCTACCGACACTCGATCCAAACGCGTATCACGTTTGGAATCAGTATTCGATCCGTGTTCCCGATGGTCAACGCGACGCGCTCCGCGAACATTTGGCCAGCAACGGCGTGGGATCGGAAATCTATTACCCCGTGCCGATGCACCAACAGGAATGTTTCGCTCACGTCACGGTCGAACCTGGCTCGCTGCCCGAAACCGAACGAGCGGCGGCGGAGATCTTGAATCTGCCGATCTTCCCCGAACTGGAAGAATCCGAACAGGAACGCGTCGTCAGCGTCTTGCGTGGGTTCTACGAAGGCCGCCAAAAAGCGGCTGCGTAACGCATCGACAGATTGCAAACCGCGTGGACGCTCACACCACGCGGTGATCGAAAATGATCACGCGAACTCCGATTGAGCTTGCGACAACGCGAGACGGTTGTCGTGGTCGGTGAGACCACGGCATCGCGCTCGGCTTCTGCACCACAGCGGCGCCGCCAACTTTTCAACCGCCCGATGTCTCTTCTCCGCGGCACACTCGACGCACAACGTCCATCGCTGCGCGGTATCGATCTTCGCCATCGGATTGCCCGCGAATGTCGCAACGGAAGTTCCATTAAAGTACAAACACAAGCGTTCAAAACCCGATACGCGTCGATTTGCGGGATTCGGCTCCTCATCTCAGTCCCCGCAGGGGCGGAAGCGCGCGTGCCTCCCTTCTGCGTCAACGCTTGCAATGAGCCGGCAGGAGAATCATCACGCCGAACCGGTTTCGAAAAAGGACGTGTGCTCGCCGCACGTTCGAAACATCGGTACGACGAGGTTATGATAGCCGCTATGAAATACCTTCTCGCAATCATCGGCTTTCTACTGGCCTCACCCTTTGTAGCGGTGGCCGATCAACCGAACTTGGTCTTGATCTTGGCCGACGACTTGGGATTCGGCGACGTCGGATACCAGGGGGCACCGGATATCAAGACGCCCCACATCGACCGCTTGGCAGCGCAAGGGATCACGTTCACCAACATGCGAGCCAACTGCACCGTCTGTTCGCCAACGCGGGCGGCGTTGATGACGGGGCGATATGCAGATCGGGTAGGGGTTCCTGGAGTCATCCGAACCGAACCCGAAAACTCCTGGGGTTATTTCACTCCCGGCGTACCCACGATCGCCGATCGACTCAGCGCTGTGGGCTATCACACTGCGATCGTAGGCAAATGGCATCTGGGATTGCAGTCGCCCAACACGCCCAATGACCGCGGCTTTGATTTCTTTCACGGATTCTTGGGCGACATGATGGACGACTACTACCATCATCGCCGTGGAGGGATCAATTTCATGCGGCGCGATCGGGAAGTGATCGATCCCGAAGGGCATGCGACGGACTTATTCACCGATTGGGCGATCGATTACATCCGACAAAGTCAAGCCGATTCGAAGACTCCCTTCTTCCTTTACTTGCCCTACAACGCACCTCATTTCCCGATCCAACCTCCGGCGGAGTGGTTGGAACAGACGAAGACGCGGTTTCCCGAATTGGATGCGAAACGTGCCCAGAATGTGGCTTTTGTAGAGCATCTGGATCACAACGTGGGCCGTTTTTTGGACGCGCTCGATGAAGCCGGTTTTCGCGAGAAAACCGTGGTCGCCTTCTCATCGGACAATGGCGGTTCACTGCCGCATGGACAACGCAATCTTCCCTGGCGCGATGGAAAACAAAGTCACTACGACGGCGGCCTTCGAGTTCCCTTCCTGATCCGGCCAACCGATGCAGAACTTGCCGGAACGCAATGCGACTATTCGGGGCTGACCTTTGACCTGGCGGCCACATTTGTTGATCTGGCGGGAGCGGAGCCGGACTCCGAATCCGATGCGGTCAGTTTGAAACCGGTGCTAGACGGAAAGCCGATGCAAGAGGAGGCACGCGAGCTGTATTTTGTGCGTCGCGAAGGCAACAATCGCTATGCAGGATGCGCCTACCATGCTGTTATACGGGGACATTGGAAGTTGCTGCAAAACGATCCGTTTTCGCCGTTGGAACTGTATGATCTGCAATTGGATCCTCACGAAACGAACAACGTGATCGGCAAGCATCCCAAAATCGCAAACCAACTTAAGGCCTCCCTGCGGCGGCACATCCAACAAGGTGGTCGCGTCGCTTGGCAACCGTAGCCGGCTTGCGTCATTTCGTGGTGCCGTTGCACGGCGTCCTGTCGGGAGCAATTGGCAGGAAGCAATTGCGGACAGGCACAAAATGCAATCGAACGCCAACAAATCGCCGGACCGTTGGTCTTCGGTCGGGTCTCCCTTTTGGTGACAGCCAAACTCTTGGTCGCCACCCATGCAATTCTGGAAAACGCCCCTCCGATCGAGGCAATCTTTTCCGGGTGTCCCCTTCGGTATTTCTGCGATCCGCATCGGCAATGCGGTCTCTGATCGACTCTCCCGTCGACGGGTATTCGAATCGAGTCGTGGTACCGCGGAGTTAGCGACACTCGTCGCACCAAGCTGGCAATCGCCACCACCAAGCCGAACCGTTGCAACGCAGCCCCGCCTACCAGGCCGAAATGAAAAAGGTTCGGCAGGGACGCCCCCCAGAAAAATTTCGCTCGCATCGCACTGGCAAAGCCAGTGGCACCCAAAAACAAACCGGCCCTTTCGAGGCCCCCTTTGGGAACAGCTCCCCTTGGTTCCCGCCGATCCAACTCTAGAAAATACGCCTTTGATCGAGGCATGCATTATGCGGATGTCGCCTACGGATTCTCCCATGGGTTACTTTCTGGAGGGCCTACTGGAGAAACGGCGTCGCTTCGCGTACGCTATCAACAGCCTTGCCGCTCCCCCTAATGGTGCAGGTCCGCGTGGCGGCAGCGCGGTGCTCGTGCGACGCCCTCTATAACTAAGGCAATCCACGAAGCTTGCCACCCCAGTTTGCGATCAACCTGGTTCATGACCAACAACCTTCCAGCACCGGCGTCCGACGACGGAGGAGAGTTTCTGCTCTATCGGACCGATGACGGCTCCACCCGCATCGAGGTCCGGATGGCAGACGAGAACGTCTGGCTGTCCCAGAAAGACATGGCCGAGCTGTTTCGGACGACGCCACAAAACATAACTCAACACCTGTCAACGATTTACGAAGAAGGTGAACTGACCGAATCGGCAACATGTAAGGAATACTTACAAGTTCGATCCGAGGGCAAACGCCAGGTCCAACGGTCGCTCAAACACTACAATCTCGACGCCATCATCTCGGTCGGCTATCGCGTCCGCTCCCATCGTGGGACGCAGTTTCGCATCTGGGCCACCCAGCGGCTCCGCGAATACCTGATCAAAGGTTTTGCGATGGACGATCTGCGGCTGAAGCAGTCTGGTGGCGGCAACTACTTTGAAGAACTGCTCGCCCGGATTCGCGACATCCGTTCCAGCGAACGGGTCTTCTGGCGAAAGGTGCTCGACATCTACTCGACGAGCATCGACTACGATCCCAGCAACGAAACTTCGCTGCTATTCTTCAAGACGGTGCAGAACAAGATGCACTGGGCCGCGCACGGGCAGACCGCTGCCGAAGTGGTTCACTCTCGCGCCGATGCCTCGCTGCCCAACATGGGACTGTCAACGTTCGACGGCGACCGTCCCCGCAAGGCCGACGTCTCGATTGCTAAGAACTACCTCGAGGAAGAAGAGATCGAGGCACTCAACCGCATCGTCACCGCCTATCTCGAATTCGCCGAGTTGCAGGCCATGAATCGCAAGCCGATGCATATGGCCGACTGGATCAGCAAGCTGGACGACTTCTTACGATTGTCGGATCGTGAGATCCTGACTCACGCCGGAAAGATTTCGCACGACTCTGCCAAAGAGAAAGCGGTAGCGGAATTTGCCCAGTTCAAAGAACAGCAACGCAACCTGCCCCAGCCGGTCGACCGACACTTCGACGACTCATTGGCCGAACTCAAGAAAGTCGAAGGGGAAGCCAAACAGGTTCAGAAAAAGAAACCAACGAAGACGGCGGCTTCTAAGAAGAAGCCAAGCAAGAAGTCTCCCCGCAAGAAAAAGAGGAAGGGTGAATAACTTAAGTTTGGGGAACAGCCACGGCCTCGACTCCGCCCCACTCTGGTCTTGGCGTCGAAGCATCGCCTCGCCCCAACGATCGTCACCTCAGCCGCTTGCGTTTCACCGATCCACCGCGGATCCCGAAGGGATTCACAGCGATTAGCCGTAGGTAAGCGCAAGCGTCACCTACGGTCGATGCGTCGCTCGCCACGCTGACCGCGAAGCCGGTCGCAGAACCGCACGCAACTCCGCCGCGACGCACGAGCCAAGAATATGGCTGTCCCCAATTTGCCCCCCTTCAAGGCAACCTATTCAGCGTCATTAAACACGGAAATCATTGAATGAAGACAATTGAGGCTACGAAGCTTTGGAAAGCTGCGTTTGAAATGGATTACCCCAAAGGCACGCTTGAAGAAACATTTCAATCAAAACTCGAAAGTTCATTTCGTTCTTTTCGATATCTCACGTCGATGCTGCTTGGCGAGATCGACCGTTCGTTTCGCGATCTAACAGTCCACGACATAACGCACACGGATGCGCTTTGGCAAAGTGCAGACTTACTATGCGGAGGAGCACACGGCGTTACACTAAATCCGTCTGAGACCTTCGTGCTCGGAGGAGCGTTGCTGTTGCATGATGCCGGTTTGGCACTGTCAAGCTATGACGAGGATATTCTATCCATTCGCACGAACGCGGCCTGGCGTGACGCGGCTAGTTTTTTCTTTCGGCGCATTTTCGATCGTCGACCACGGGGCGATGAGATTGAGGCTTCGGACCCAGAATTTCTTCAAAAGATTGACGAGCATTTCCTGAGATCGCGGCACGCGAAGCAGGCAGAGGTTCTCACAAATCGCAGTTTCGGCGATAACTCCATCTTTCTGATCGAGGATCACGATCTTCGGGAATCGTTTGGATACTCTATCGGGCAAGTTGCTTACAGCCATTGGTGGCCGGCCGATAAAACTGCAGCGAAGCTGGATCGGCATTTGGGGGCTTGTCCGCTCGGTCCGGCTGAATGGACCGTCGATCTATTAAAGATTGCCTTCCTGGTTCGTTGTGCCGACTCTATTCAAATTGATTCACGGCGTGCGCCTGCGTTGCTGAGAGCGTTAAGAAAGCCTTCAGGTCTTTCCAGTCGTCACTGGAAAGTACAAGAGAAATTGCAACAACCGTACGTGAGGAACGGTGCGGTTGAGTTTTCCAGTAAGTCGCCGTTCCCGTTGAGCGATTCTGACTCTTGGTGGATAGGGCATGATTTGCTCTCGCTGGCAGATCGAGAATTGAAGTCCGCGGAAGTCCATTTGCTGGAACGACGGAGACGGCCACTCGCCGCGAATCGAGTCGCCGGCATCGGTGACGCAATCGGACTTCAACACTTCGTTCAAACAGATGCTTGGACCCCCGTCATGGCGCGCGTTCATGTTTCTGACGCCTCCAACCTTGCATCAACGCTTGGTGGTGAACGGCTTTACGGGCCAAAAAAGATCGTGGCTCTGCGCGAACTACTGCAAAACGCTCGAGACGCAACGGTTGCACGTCGCGCTTTGGAGGGTCGTGACCAGAAATGGGGCAACGTCGAGATTAGCCTCTCCCTCGAAGATCAAACGCACGTACTCCGTGTGAAGGATGAAGGGATCGGGATGTCAGGCGAAGTCCTGACCGGATCTCTAATCGATTTTGGCGGAAGCTATTGGCGATCGGACGATGTGCTTTCCGACCATCCATCACTGATGGCATCCGAGTTTGAACCAAATGGAAAATTTGGAATCGGCTTTTTCTCATGCTTCATGGTAGCCGACCATGTTCGAGTGATTTCACGCCCCTTAGATTCGGCTAAGAACGAAACGCAGGTGCTCGAATTTCGAGATGGACTTGGTGGGCGTATTCACATCAGGCCCGCAAACTCGGACGAGCAATTGATCGACTCGGGAACAACAGTTGAGCTGAGATTGCGTTCGAACCCAAGAAATCAAGAAGGAATGCTTGCACCCTGGCATTACCGAAGCCTTACGCTGCCTCGAGATGAGAGTCACAAAAGGTCAGATTATTGGACTCTCAATGAGTTGTGCCAATGGCTTGCACCGGCGATAGATGTCAATCTGAACGTCGCAGAGTATGGGCTGAAATCACAGGCTGTCATCGCAAACGACTGGGTTGACATTGCACCCGAGCATTTACTCGCTCGAGCCCTTATGTACAGAGACGCGGATGACCGACGAGAGATTCTTGAGTCCGAAAATGCCAAGGATCGAATGCGTCAAATGACCATTGTTCGAGACGATGAAGGCAAGGCGATCGGGAGAGCAGCCATATGCAAGACACTCCCGTTTAAAAGTGACCTCCCGATTGGGCAACTCTCCTTGTTTGCACCAAATGTCGTTACGGCAGGACGGTTTCGTTCCCATGAAACACTCTACATTTGCGGACTTTTTCTTGGCTGTCCGAGCATTGCATCAAGAAACGCCGGTAACCCACTTGCGCAAATTGACGGTGCTCTACTTGCAAATTGGGCATCTGGACAAGGTGACATGATCGCGGAACTTGAGTGCCACCATACCATCCAAGCTGATCTGGCTGGTTTTGTTCGAGTGCTAGGTGGAAATGCTCGGCATTTAGCATGTTTTCGTACAAAGGACGGGATGAAAACATTTGCCGAACTCTGTTCGATGCGTCTCCCTGATCAGGTCGATCTTCTTCAGGATTTCTGGGGAACGGGAGAAAGACAGGCAGAGTTGAAACCGAACCAAATCAGTGTCGTCTCTGGAAAGATGAAGTCAATCCATGACTGGGCGTTGGATAGCGACCCGTTTGCGAGGGCGGATCATAAAATCTGGAATCGTTTCTGGATGAGTCTTTGGGGCGCGGCGATTGAAGCGGTTTCTGAATCCTGGGGGTGCGATCTGCAAGATGTGCTACAGAATATGATCTCCCGAAAAAACGAAAGTTTGCCCAATGGTGGAATTCGGATGTCATACGATACGCTGATTCGCCCTTAAGCTTCAGGGCACCGATTTGGGGACAGTTGCATTTTGGGCTCCGCGTGCGGGGCGATGCGGCTGGCGCATCGCAATCCGCAATCGCGGTAGCGGCATACCAACCAGGGTGCTGCGTCCCTTGTGGGGTCGAGAAATCGTTTGACGCACCCTACCGGTGGTATCGCTTCCGCTCAACCACCGGCTAATCGCTGCCACGCCTTTGGCGTGGTAATAACCGGCGCAGGCCCCTCCATCTTTCGATTGCACTGCGGTGCGCTTAGATGTCCTGAGCTGCCTTCCAATGGGTGATTGCAATAGCCAATTTGCAATTTGCAATCGCCCCATTCGACACCGATTTGGGGACAGGCCAACGTTTAGGAATGATTTATGGAAAACCAAAAGCCAAACGGTAATCACTTCGAGCGCATCAGGGCTGTAAGCTCGACCGTTTGCCTAGCCCAGGCTGCAGGCCTGGGAAGCGACGACGGCCTCACATCTACTCAATCTCTCAGGGCCGCAGGCCCGACGGTTTGTAGCGACTAACAAATTGCCGGGCCTGCGGCCCTGACGCGATCGGCGGCTGGCTGGGTCCCAGGCCGATGGCCTGGGCTGGGCAAATTACCGTGCCTGCGGCCCTGATGCGCGAGGACTCCCGGTGGCGGTAACCTTTAATGGGTGTCCCCTTTCGGTATTCACGCGTGCCGGATTGTTTGCCTCGGCACACGCAGAGATCAGCCCTGAACGTCGGCCGCAACGCGACGATCTTCCGATTCGAAGTGTGATATCATCGTCGCCGATACGAATCCCCCCACATTTCGAAACATTTGACGATCACCGGAAACCACGATGAGCCGATTCAATAGCCGAATTGAAGATCAAGTCATCACGTCCACCAGCGCACGTACGATCTGCCAAGCATTGTTTGGGCTGTGGGTCGTGCTTGGCACACTGAATGCCACACCGCTGTTTGCCCAAACGGATCCGAACAACGCCACCACAACTTTTCTTGTCGTTCGGCACGCCGAGCGAGATGGCAACTTGGACAAGCTCACGAAGACTGGCCTGCAACGTTCACAAATTCTTGCTTCGCTAGGCATTGCACTGAATGTACAAGTGATTTACTCGACCGATACGCAACGGACGAAAGGTACAGTGCAACCGCTCGCAACAGCTGTCGGTACCGAGATCCGAATCTATGAAACACCGAGTGAAGATTGGATCGCTTCGCTTGCGCACAAGCATGCAGGGGAAGTCGTTTTGATTGTTGGCCACTCCAACACGGCGGGCGTGATCGCGGGCATGCTTGCGAAGGGAAAACACCTTGAGCTCGCCCACGACGAATACGACGCCCTGTTTGTCATTCGAGTATCCGCTTCCGAAACGCAATCCTTACGGCTGCGATACGGAAGTTCGTCTGACGGGGCTTCGTCAGCCGATCCAGACAAGATGGGAACGCTCGTACCAGCTCGCTGATCGACAATTAAGTCCGTAACAACGACAGATCGGTTGTTGTCGTCGTTTGAAGTCTTGCGTCGACCTCCGCTTTCGCGCTCCGCTGCGTCGCTGGCTTTTCAACCGCCAAGTTGTATTTCCCCGGCGGGACGCTGAATGCGTAGCTGCCATCGTCAGCGGTCTCGATCTTCGCTACCGGTTTTCCCTTGGCATCGGTCAGCGAGACGGTCAAACCGGGCTGGGCGATCGATCCTTCCAGAACACGCCCCGCAATCCGGCCGATCGGCTGGATTACTTGCACCGGCAACGCGACGACGCATTCATCGCTCTTCCCAGCATTGGTCAGAATCGTCAGTTCCAGCTGTTCGGGAACGGGCAACGCTTTGGGCCAATCCAACTGCCAAGCGGAATCGCCCGAATCGCTGCGCTGCGCCTGCATCGGTTTGACCTTCGCGTCGGTCGTCGCTGAGACGGGGACGACGCTCACGCTCGCCACGCCGCTCGGATTGGGCTGCATCTGAATCCTGACGGTCGTTTTGTCGGCGATCGATTCACCGCGTGCGTAGACCTCGTCGGGAACCGCATCGTCCAACAGGAACGGGTGCTCGCCGGTAACGCCTTGATTTCCGATCGTGTCGACGGTCACCACCCGCAAGCGATGCTCACCGGTCCCGAAATGAGTCGGGATGGCGAGTTCCCAATCGGCGCGTTTCGCGACCACTTGCAACGTCGCCTGTTTGCCACCCGATGCGAAGTCGGTTTCGATAGCTCGCGAAGTCGGCAGCATCGACTGCCACAAGACCTCTTCGTTCCGATGATCCCCCGCCAACACTTGCACCATCAATCGGTCGCGGTCGGCCAATCGCCGAGCTTTCACGACCGCAGACAGCGGCGTGCCGGGAACGATCGATGCCGCAGCGTCGATCTCGATCGAAGGTGCCTGTTGCCAGTCGAGCCTGACGCGGCTAGCTTGACGCGGGAATCGGCCGGACAAGACGAAGTAGCCGGGATCTCCGTTGACGCTGACGGGGATCTGCACATGTGGCGCACTCCCCTCTACGAATCGCAGATTCTTGGCGAACAACGGGCTTCGATCTTCGCCGTCGGCCAATTGAACCTGCAACCGGCTGACACCAAAATCGATCAACGGCTGGATCGATGCCGGATCGAGATCGAGCCGAAAGTTGACTTCCGGTGCAGCCGATTCGCTCGACTGCAGGCGGACTTCCGAGCGTTGCACTTGCAGCGAAAGTTCGTTGTTTCCATTGGGATGCACGACAAATTCAGCATTCCCGAGTTCGAAGACCTCGCGTGGATCGAGCACCTCGGCGGCGACTTGCCATCGCCCCAACGGCTTCCCCTTGCTCGCTTCGCTGACGGTGACGATCAACGTCGGATCGGCATCGGTCGGTTGTTTTCCCCCTGCTTTTCCTTTTCCATCGGCATTGGCCGGCTGTGGCTTGGGCGCTGGAAAGCGAATCGGCGCGGCGGTTCCCGGTCGACATGCGATCGGTGGCGAGGTCAGCGTCCCGAGACTGTCGGAGCTGACCGACACGACCACCGCGGCGATCGATGGATCGTTACACTTCAGGTTCCAGTCGAGCGTTTGAGGCTGGTTGTCGGGCCACATCGGCAACGTCACCTCGCGACCGATGGCGACCGCTGTGCTGCCAAAGTCGATATCGACGGCGGGACGTGTTGGTTGTTGTGGCATCGCCAAGGGGATCAATTCCGATTGGTCGCCGCGTTTCAAACGCAACCAGATCCCCCGCACAAACGACTCGGTCGATCCGCTTGCCTCGGCTGACAACGCGAACCGGATCTCGCTGGCTTGGTCCGGCTTCAATGTCCCGCGACGCGGCTGGACATCGATGCAGTTGGCCGACGATGCCAGAAACTCGAATTCGACGGGGACCGCGTCCATCAAGTCGACTTGATAGTGCAGGTTGATCTTTGCGTTGGGATCATCCCAATCGAGCGAGTTCAAATCGCCACCGAGTGCAACGGGCAACATCGCATCGCTGGGAGCGATCGATAGCTGTTGAGCGATCTTTCGATAGATAGGGATCGCGTTAACGGTGGCCGTTTGCGCAACATAGTCGTTCAACCAACTGCGGTATCGAACCGACGCGACCTGCGCGATCGCTTTGGCTTGTTGAGTCAGGTTTTGCAAACAGACAGTCGGTTCGGTGGCGTCCATCTGCTGTCCCGACATCGCGCCGGACATCATCATCGAATTCGAAACAAGCTTCTCGCTTGAATCGAGCGTTAACTCGGTCGGGTGACTGAGAATCCGAGACCGAACCGCGGCGGGGACCGTTGCCGAAATCAAACCGGCCGTCGCCGCTTGGCTGCTGGAGATCTTATCGCTGTGGTTTTGGATCATCTGTTGCAGTTGCAGTTCTAACGCTTCGGAGGCCTGTCGCAACAAAGCCAACTCTCCCGTTAAGATCCCGGAATTGGTGGCGGTTCCGAGCCGGATCTTGCTGATCGCGGCGATCAAATCGGCGGCGCGACGTTGGGCGATCAGATAGTCGCGATCGTGATCCCAGTGAATTCCTACCGCGGCGTCGGTGGAGATCGTCTGGCTTGCGACTTTCAATCGCCGGATCGCCAGACTCACCGATTCCTCGGCCGCCAGCGCGGCGGACGATTCCACCAACGAAGTCTCCAATTGGCGAGTGACCTCGGCATCGGATGTCATGCCGGGATTCCAAGCCAAGCGTTGAGCCAACACAAACTGTTCGGTCGCCGTGTCGATGCGTGGACTCAAGATCGCGATCGCCGATGGATCCGAACCCAGCCGACCGTGGATGCGGAACAACCGCACCGCTTCGGCGATCCGTTGATCGGAAGCGTCAGACGCCAACAACCTGTCGATCGCTTGTGTGATCGGAAACGTCGGCGGGTTCTTCCACGCTTTCCGAACCGCGACGATCAATTCCAGCGATTCGCGATCGACGCGAACGTTGCGATCGAATTGCCGGATCAGTGCCGCCAGCGACAGCGTGGCTTGGTCTTCCGAAAACGCGCCGACGTATTTTGCAACCGCCTTGCCGATCAATGCGGGTTGATCGCCAGGAGCCGACTTGGCCAGGATCTCTTGTTGCGCGGCCAACAACTCTTTCGCCAGTTGATCGACGTCGATGCCAT from Rosistilla oblonga includes the following:
- a CDS encoding carboxypeptidase-like regulatory domain-containing protein encodes the protein MSETSPEASEPTSTEQTASSARWRNGPPQAGPSRYRKLAIGSCLLATLAGTILAFASLPSPNHRTVLVSLYLQPGDEAFGVDAPHPPLAAPFLGLVPANTQPQLATPAAESKTKSDAGKSKSKTKDSPSESKPAAKPEAAATTKSGTAGKTPDAASAKSEAEVETSSTPPAPSWHDALIKTTSRQQIVLHVSTMARIDQGQVYFYGYDPTSRRETAISLADLLGQLNKAPAENKLLVLEVHWPTVADDGDSAERLKQLNLAIKEQYKLNEAAGIDLLLSASDKGPARGMRATPQSLMCYWLTQGLCDAAADADHDGRISMKEAIAWAAPRIEEVSSQIGPEQRIQWIRGGANLFFAPIARTSTHLERPYPASLVAGWRQREIYLADTQIPWLPKTASGWAVGLSRIESGWRRGDTDATVEASVAQLEATCLAEIDAELARWAQQRRDSLRMAAARMIRDHDGIDVDQLAKELLAAQQEILAKSAPGDQPALIGKAVAKYVGAFSEDQATLSLAALIRQFDRNVRVDRESLELIVAVRKAWKNPPTFPITQAIDRLLASDASDQRIAEAVRLFRIHGRLGSDPSAIAILSPRIDTATEQFVLAQRLAWNPGMTSDAEVTRQLETSLVESSAALAAEESVSLAIRRLKVASQTISTDAAVGIHWDHDRDYLIAQRRAADLIAAISKIRLGTATNSGILTGELALLRQASEALELQLQQMIQNHSDKISSSQAATAGLISATVPAAVRSRILSHPTELTLDSSEKLVSNSMMMSGAMSGQQMDATEPTVCLQNLTQQAKAIAQVASVRYRSWLNDYVAQTATVNAIPIYRKIAQQLSIAPSDAMLPVALGGDLNSLDWDDPNAKINLHYQVDLMDAVPVEFEFLASSANCIDVQPRRGTLKPDQASEIRFALSAEASGSTESFVRGIWLRLKRGDQSELIPLAMPQQPTRPAVDIDFGSTAVAIGREVTLPMWPDNQPQTLDWNLKCNDPSIAAVVVSVSSDSLGTLTSPPIACRPGTAAPIRFPAPKPQPANADGKGKAGGKQPTDADPTLIVTVSEASKGKPLGRWQVAAEVLDPREVFELGNAEFVVHPNGNNELSLQVQRSEVRLQSSESAAPEVNFRLDLDPASIQPLIDFGVSRLQVQLADGEDRSPLFAKNLRFVEGSAPHVQIPVSVNGDPGYFVLSGRFPRQASRVRLDWQQAPSIEIDAAASIVPGTPLSAVVKARRLADRDRLMVQVLAGDHRNEEVLWQSMLPTSRAIETDFASGGKQATLQVVAKRADWELAIPTHFGTGEHRLRVVTVDTIGNQGVTGEHPFLLDDAVPDEVYARGESIADKTTVRIQMQPNPSGVASVSVVPVSATTDAKVKPMQAQRSDSGDSAWQLDWPKALPVPEQLELTILTNAGKSDECVVALPVQVIQPIGRIAGRVLEGSIAQPGLTVSLTDAKGKPVAKIETADDGSYAFSVPPGKYNLAVEKPATQRSAKAEVDARLQTTTTTDLSLLRT